One window from the genome of Bacteroidota bacterium encodes:
- a CDS encoding lysylphosphatidylglycerol synthase transmembrane domain-containing protein, giving the protein MKHPSVRYGAAIVVAGVALYFAFRGQHLRRLGVELQGANLLVILAGTGVMFLSHLVRAWRYKMFLRPIAPHTSLTSAFRALIAGYAANNLIPRAGDIIRPVLFSKREDIPVSSSVAVLLIERLTDLVGLTAILIVSILLFQNEIAREFPTVGAAALPIVAALLAIFSMALLIIFSEKKTTRVIHWIGRGLPKRFRGAIEHGAARVEDGLRGVRSGSAIPVILGTLGISAFYTISMYISTLAMPASSGNDMGHVGLLGCFLLQSMSGLAYIMPAPGGTGTYHFFVSQSLATVFGVPPEMAIAFATLTHASNYLLTTIIGVIFMVADGVSLSSARKQNVIARPPIVLPVSGGRHPVE; this is encoded by the coding sequence ATGAAGCATCCATCAGTTCGATACGGCGCAGCGATAGTGGTCGCTGGCGTGGCTCTGTATTTTGCGTTTCGGGGTCAGCATCTGCGCCGATTGGGAGTGGAGCTTCAGGGTGCGAACCTCCTCGTGATCCTCGCGGGCACGGGGGTGATGTTTCTGTCTCATTTGGTGCGTGCCTGGCGCTACAAGATGTTCCTGCGGCCCATCGCGCCGCACACCAGTTTGACCTCAGCTTTTCGCGCGCTGATCGCAGGCTATGCGGCGAACAACCTGATCCCGCGGGCAGGCGATATTATTCGTCCAGTGCTGTTTTCGAAGCGCGAGGACATTCCGGTGTCGTCATCGGTCGCGGTGTTGCTGATCGAGCGGCTGACCGATCTTGTTGGTCTGACCGCGATCCTCATCGTATCGATCCTGTTATTCCAGAACGAGATCGCGCGCGAATTCCCGACTGTCGGCGCGGCGGCATTGCCCATTGTTGCCGCCTTACTGGCGATCTTCAGCATGGCGCTGCTGATCATCTTTAGCGAAAAGAAGACGACGCGGGTGATTCATTGGATTGGGCGCGGTTTACCGAAGCGATTTCGCGGCGCGATCGAGCACGGTGCCGCGCGCGTTGAGGATGGACTTCGAGGCGTCCGAAGTGGCTCGGCAATACCGGTGATCCTCGGAACGCTCGGTATCTCGGCGTTCTATACGATATCGATGTATATCAGCACGCTCGCGATGCCGGCCAGTTCTGGTAATGACATGGGCCATGTCGGTCTGCTCGGCTGCTTCCTGCTGCAATCGATGTCGGGTCTGGCATATATCATGCCGGCACCGGGTGGGACGGGGACCTATCACTTCTTCGTCAGCCAATCCCTTGCGACAGTCTTTGGTGTGCCCCCGGAAATGGCGATTGCATTCGCGACTCTTACGCATGCTTCCAACTATCTTTTGACGACAATAATCGGGGTCATCTTTATGGTTGCGGATGGGGTCTCGCTTTCCTCGGCTCGCAAACAGAATGTTATCGCCCGTCCCCCCATCGTGTTACCCGTATCCGGAGGGCGCCATCCGGTGGAATGA
- a CDS encoding CpsB/CapC family capsule biosynthesis tyrosine phosphatase codes for MVDIHCHLVPGVDDGAESVDAALAMIEQARACGVTAILTTPHIRGRLEDLALHAHHKERFQLVLDRKPDMPLYLGGEVRVTSETREVVQRKEFTASEQSKYILLEMDFDQVPPYFSQLLFDYRLSGITPIVAHPERNMGVLRNPEYALEFVRHGALLQVTTGCLLGELGESFQTCAMTLVESGLVSILASDAHNTKTRPYTSWPGAYELLKRIEERTREFARPIIADKLVTEHPLAVCEGRSIPAIELDEVAVDAIRKRLSGAVHTPVKRKRFFHL; via the coding sequence ATGGTTGATATTCACTGTCATCTTGTCCCCGGCGTCGATGATGGCGCCGAATCCGTGGATGCCGCACTCGCGATGATCGAACAGGCGCGTGCCTGCGGTGTTACTGCAATCCTCACAACTCCGCACATCCGCGGACGGCTTGAAGATCTCGCGCTGCACGCGCACCACAAAGAGCGATTCCAGTTGGTGTTGGACCGTAAGCCCGACATGCCGCTGTACCTCGGTGGAGAAGTACGCGTGACTTCCGAAACGCGCGAGGTAGTTCAGCGTAAAGAGTTTACAGCATCTGAGCAATCGAAGTACATTTTGCTCGAAATGGACTTCGATCAAGTACCTCCTTACTTCAGCCAACTGTTGTTCGATTATCGGTTGTCTGGCATCACGCCGATCGTCGCGCATCCCGAACGCAACATGGGCGTGCTCCGGAATCCTGAGTATGCACTTGAGTTTGTACGTCATGGCGCGCTATTGCAGGTTACGACCGGCTGCTTGCTTGGTGAACTTGGCGAGTCCTTCCAGACTTGTGCGATGACATTAGTCGAATCGGGTCTTGTCTCGATCCTTGCTAGCGATGCCCACAATACAAAGACGCGGCCCTATACAAGTTGGCCAGGCGCATACGAATTACTGAAGAGGATCGAAGAGCGCACTCGCGAGTTTGCGCGGCCCATTATCGCCGATAAACTGGTGACCGAGCATCCACTGGCTGTCTGCGAAGGACGGTCAATTCCCGCAATCGAGCTGGATGAGGTCGCGGTGGATGCTATTAGAAAACGACTATCTGGCGCCGTCCACACGCCAGTGAAACGAAAGCGGTTCTTTCATTTGTAA
- a CDS encoding lysylphosphatidylglycerol synthase transmembrane domain-containing protein, with product MPQLNRRALSSIAIALATLGLLYLAFRGQDIAGSLHAIGDAHFFPLLGGVMMMFLSHAVRAFRWQIVLRPLKRSTSFWRAYRATLAGYGMNNLIPRSGEIVRPYLMSRGENIPMAGALASVVVERLADVMALAVLMIFSLWSFGTRLTSVFPMFSGDAIILLGVMLAALILFILMFFSERRTLRFVDIFVKRLPGKLSARVEKIAIDFSHGLRGLDRSAILPLVIGTAGIWLIYGVSMWVSLQGFDAAGNLTFGDALLLLTLSGIAYTIPTPGATGSYHALIKTGLALIFGVPASIALAYAIATHILSYITITLAGLGVLVAEGLSFDSARKLGDDPAPDTQHSALMADG from the coding sequence TTGCCACAGTTGAACCGTCGCGCCCTTTCTTCTATCGCAATCGCTCTTGCGACTCTTGGCCTGCTCTATCTTGCCTTTCGCGGACAAGATATTGCAGGGTCGCTGCACGCTATTGGCGATGCGCACTTCTTCCCACTGCTGGGCGGAGTAATGATGATGTTCCTTTCGCACGCCGTCCGCGCGTTTCGCTGGCAGATCGTTCTTCGTCCGCTCAAACGGAGCACAAGTTTTTGGCGTGCTTACCGCGCAACACTTGCGGGATATGGTATGAACAATCTCATCCCGCGCTCGGGCGAAATCGTCCGGCCATATCTCATGTCTCGCGGTGAGAACATTCCGATGGCCGGAGCATTAGCCAGTGTTGTTGTCGAGCGCCTTGCCGACGTGATGGCCCTGGCGGTACTGATGATCTTCTCACTGTGGTCGTTTGGCACCCGGCTAACCTCCGTGTTCCCCATGTTCTCCGGCGATGCAATCATACTGCTTGGCGTCATGCTGGCAGCACTGATCCTGTTCATTCTGATGTTTTTTAGCGAGCGGCGTACGCTTCGCTTCGTCGATATTTTCGTCAAGCGATTGCCAGGCAAGCTGTCTGCGCGGGTCGAAAAGATCGCAATCGATTTTTCGCATGGTCTTCGCGGACTCGATCGCTCCGCGATTTTGCCTCTGGTGATTGGAACGGCCGGGATTTGGCTGATTTACGGTGTATCGATGTGGGTATCGCTGCAGGGGTTCGATGCCGCCGGAAATCTGACGTTCGGTGATGCCTTGCTGTTGCTGACACTCTCTGGGATCGCATACACGATTCCAACTCCAGGGGCTACTGGATCGTACCACGCGCTCATCAAGACCGGGCTCGCACTGATCTTCGGCGTGCCGGCAAGTATCGCTCTTGCCTATGCAATTGCCACTCATATTTTGAGTTATATTACTATTACACTAGCGGGTCTCGGAGTCCTCGTTGCCGAAGGACTCTCCTTTGACTCTGCACGGAAGCTGGGCGATGATCCAGCACCAGATACTCAGCACTCAGCACTTATGGCCGATGGTTGA